The Candidatus Koribacter versatilis Ellin345 genome has a segment encoding these proteins:
- a CDS encoding nitrite/sulfite reductase — MPEVAQETKAQRVERLKREKNAWERIDEIRTFAREGWDSIPPEWLGTYFRSWGVYTQGDGVGAVGGKGGEGRAVPFFMVRIRIPNGILTTSQLRVIADVSRRYARGIADITVRQNVQLHWVKIEDLPDLLAALENAGLTTLGACGDVTRNITGCPLAGVDGDEIFDASPIALELNRLFVGNAEFYNLPRKFKISITGCRHWCTYPEINDVGLTAVIRRRNGVEEKGFSIRVGGGLSTQPFLGVRLNAFVPYDKAVVTARTIAEIFRDQTVLRESREQARLKFLFLKHGWSADAMLAEVERRLSFHFDPAEPEDLVGDEFRDHIGIHPQRQPGLSYVGASVLRGRTGADQLSAVADLADRYGNGEIRTTTMQNLIFVNVPSAQTGRLAAELEALGLQVEPSPFWRGAVACTGTEFCKLAITETKSFTRWLVDELEERAPEFTEPLRINVTGCPNSCGQHWISDLGLEGKKLKVNGVMQDAYYFCVGGAVGLHQAIARPVGYRCLATDVPDAIARLLSRYLDDKHEAKSLREFLGRHTIDDIRGFLAGTSITGVPRDVAAGPVPHGVEG; from the coding sequence ATGCCGGAAGTAGCGCAAGAAACGAAAGCACAGCGCGTCGAGCGCCTGAAGCGCGAGAAGAACGCCTGGGAGCGCATCGACGAAATCCGCACGTTCGCGCGCGAAGGCTGGGACTCCATCCCTCCCGAATGGCTCGGCACCTACTTCCGCTCGTGGGGCGTTTACACGCAGGGTGACGGCGTTGGCGCCGTCGGTGGCAAAGGCGGCGAAGGCCGTGCGGTTCCCTTCTTCATGGTGCGCATCCGCATTCCAAATGGCATTCTGACGACTTCGCAGCTGCGCGTAATTGCCGATGTTTCTCGTCGCTACGCGCGCGGAATAGCCGACATCACGGTGCGACAGAATGTGCAGTTGCACTGGGTGAAGATCGAGGACCTCCCCGATCTCCTCGCCGCACTGGAAAACGCCGGACTTACAACTCTTGGTGCCTGCGGCGACGTAACCCGCAATATCACAGGATGCCCGCTCGCCGGCGTGGATGGTGACGAGATCTTCGACGCCTCGCCGATAGCGCTCGAACTCAATCGCCTCTTCGTTGGCAACGCCGAGTTCTATAACTTGCCGCGCAAATTCAAGATTTCCATCACAGGTTGCCGCCATTGGTGCACCTATCCCGAAATCAACGACGTTGGCCTGACTGCAGTGATTCGCCGTCGAAACGGCGTCGAGGAGAAGGGCTTCTCTATCCGCGTAGGTGGCGGGCTCTCCACGCAGCCGTTCCTCGGAGTCCGACTGAACGCCTTTGTCCCTTACGACAAAGCGGTGGTCACGGCGCGCACCATCGCTGAGATCTTCCGCGATCAAACGGTGCTCCGCGAATCACGCGAGCAGGCGCGACTAAAATTCCTTTTCCTGAAACACGGCTGGAGCGCAGACGCCATGCTCGCCGAAGTCGAGCGTCGCCTGTCCTTTCACTTTGATCCTGCCGAACCGGAAGATCTCGTTGGAGATGAGTTCCGCGACCACATCGGAATTCACCCGCAACGTCAGCCCGGCTTGAGCTACGTCGGTGCCTCGGTGCTGCGCGGACGCACCGGTGCCGATCAACTGTCCGCCGTTGCCGATCTCGCCGACCGCTATGGCAACGGCGAAATCCGCACCACGACCATGCAGAACCTGATCTTCGTGAACGTACCAAGCGCACAGACCGGAAGGCTCGCGGCAGAACTTGAAGCACTAGGTCTGCAGGTCGAACCGAGTCCGTTCTGGCGTGGCGCGGTCGCCTGTACCGGCACCGAGTTCTGCAAGCTTGCGATCACGGAGACAAAGTCATTCACGCGCTGGCTCGTGGATGAACTCGAAGAACGCGCCCCTGAATTCACTGAACCGCTTCGGATCAACGTCACCGGATGCCCCAACAGTTGCGGCCAGCATTGGATCTCCGATCTTGGCCTCGAAGGCAAGAAGCTAAAAGTCAACGGCGTCATGCAGGACGCCTACTACTTCTGCGTCGGCGGCGCGGTGGGGCTGCACCAGGCAATCGCACGTCCGGTGGGTTATCGCTGTCTAGCAACCGACGTTCCCGATGCCATCGCGAGGCTCCTTTCGCGTTATCTCGACGACAAACACGAAGCCAAAAGTCTGCGCGAGTTTCTTGGTCGCCACACGATAGACGATATTCGCGGCTTCCTCGCCGGCACTTCGATCACGGGCGTCCCCCGCGACGTTGCCGCCGGTCCGGTGCCGCATGGAGTGGAAGGCTAA
- a CDS encoding precorrin-2 dehydrogenase/sirohydrochlorin ferrochelatase family protein, whose translation MVLFPAFLKLQGRPLLIVGGGAIAEQKLDGMIEAEALITLVAPQITPAIREIARAGSIQWIAREFRRSDLNRTFLVIAATGNPRVNEEIFREADRRNILCNAVDEPERCHFYYGSVVRRGDLQIAISTNGKSPALAQRLRKEFETLIDGTYAEWLEWLGRVRTLYINRRVQREQRVRALHHLASRPVFERYRQREVSHHG comes from the coding sequence ATGGTGCTCTTCCCTGCGTTTCTCAAATTACAAGGACGCCCGCTGCTCATTGTCGGCGGTGGCGCGATCGCCGAACAGAAGCTCGACGGAATGATCGAGGCCGAAGCCCTCATTACGCTGGTGGCGCCGCAAATCACGCCCGCCATTCGCGAGATCGCGCGCGCCGGCTCCATTCAATGGATAGCCCGTGAGTTTCGCCGCTCCGATCTCAATCGCACGTTCCTCGTGATCGCCGCAACCGGCAATCCGAGGGTCAATGAAGAGATCTTTCGTGAAGCCGACCGGCGCAACATTCTCTGCAACGCCGTGGATGAACCCGAGCGTTGCCACTTCTATTACGGATCAGTTGTCCGTCGTGGCGATCTGCAAATCGCTATTTCGACCAACGGTAAAAGCCCGGCGCTCGCGCAACGGCTACGAAAAGAGTTCGAAACTCTGATCGACGGCACCTACGCAGAATGGCTGGAGTGGCTGGGACGCGTTCGCACTCTCTACATCAATCGGCGCGTGCAGCGCGAACAGCGGGTTCGCGCCCTGCATCATCTCGCATCGAGACCCGTCTTTGAACGCTACCGCCAACGCGAGGTCAGCCATCATGGGTAA
- the cobA gene encoding uroporphyrinogen-III C-methyltransferase gives MGKVYLVGAGPGDPELLTVKAVRLLANADVVLHDALVSPAILALVNPKATVFDIGKRCGAKLLTQAEINALLIAYVQTSGTVIRLKGGDPSIFGRSGEELSALNEAGVEFEIVPGITTAIAAAASAQISLTDRRYASAITLMTAHRGRDEDAVEWDRLVTSGATIVIYMPGKDYRDISVQLQRAGLASDTPCVVVSHASQQDEQKLYTSLDALSRATALPAPSLLIVGRCASALERVEPQFLSLGTHRINGFEKEIF, from the coding sequence ATGGGTAAGGTCTACCTCGTCGGCGCGGGTCCTGGCGATCCAGAGCTGCTGACGGTCAAAGCAGTACGACTTCTCGCGAACGCGGATGTCGTGCTACACGACGCACTCGTTTCCCCTGCGATTCTGGCACTCGTCAATCCGAAAGCGACGGTTTTCGATATCGGGAAGCGTTGCGGCGCCAAGCTGCTGACGCAAGCGGAGATCAACGCACTACTCATTGCCTACGTGCAAACGTCAGGAACTGTTATTCGCCTTAAGGGTGGCGATCCATCCATCTTCGGCCGCTCCGGCGAAGAACTCTCAGCGCTCAACGAAGCGGGCGTCGAGTTCGAAATCGTGCCCGGCATCACTACTGCCATTGCCGCTGCAGCCTCAGCTCAGATTTCTCTGACCGATCGCCGCTACGCCTCTGCTATCACGCTCATGACGGCTCACCGCGGGCGCGACGAAGACGCCGTCGAGTGGGACCGCCTCGTCACGTCAGGAGCAACGATCGTGATCTACATGCCGGGCAAGGACTATCGCGACATCAGTGTGCAACTACAGCGCGCCGGCCTCGCTTCCGACACACCCTGCGTTGTGGTTTCCCACGCATCGCAGCAAGATGAGCAAAAACTCTACACATCCCTCGATGCGCTATCCCGCGCGACCGCTTTGCCCGCGCCATCGCTGCTCATTGTGGGCCGTTGCGCCAGCGCCCTGGAACGCGTCGAACCGCAATTCTTATCCCTTGGGACCCATCGCATCAACGGATTTGAAAAGGAGATTTTCTGA
- a CDS encoding YeiH family protein → MSASVALPRVTTLTPLTRVLRLVPGVALLAAIGWAGKVIEQSTNRYVKAHHIVFPNIEYVLWAIVIGLVISNLLSVPKVFQPGIATYEFFLKAGIVLLGARFLVGDIVKLGGISLALVVVEIAGSLALMTFLGRLFKLKPKLTNLLAVGSAVCGVSAIIATKGAIDADDEDSSFAIAAILALGAISLIAFPLIGHSLHLSDHAYGLWAGLAVDNTAEASAAGALFSDTAGKLAILAKTCRNAMIGFVVLAYAIYWARKGQAEGVANKGRFLWEKFPKFVLGFLVISALVSFQVFNKEQVGALANLSRWAFLLTFAGVGLQTNFRRMSKQGLRPFVVGTLGEILIAVLTLGLVVGANAIWKL, encoded by the coding sequence ATGTCGGCATCCGTCGCACTTCCCCGAGTCACCACTCTCACTCCGCTCACTCGCGTGCTCCGTCTCGTGCCGGGCGTGGCGCTGCTTGCCGCTATTGGCTGGGCCGGCAAAGTGATTGAGCAATCCACCAACCGTTACGTTAAGGCGCACCACATCGTCTTCCCAAACATCGAGTACGTACTCTGGGCGATCGTGATTGGCTTGGTCATCTCGAACCTGCTGAGCGTTCCCAAGGTATTCCAACCCGGCATCGCAACCTACGAGTTCTTTCTGAAAGCCGGTATCGTACTGCTAGGCGCGCGGTTCCTGGTTGGCGACATCGTCAAACTCGGAGGCATTAGCCTTGCCCTCGTGGTCGTCGAAATCGCCGGATCGCTCGCGTTGATGACATTCCTCGGGCGTCTGTTCAAGCTAAAGCCGAAACTCACCAACCTCCTCGCCGTGGGGTCGGCAGTCTGCGGAGTCTCCGCAATTATCGCCACCAAGGGCGCGATTGATGCCGACGATGAAGACTCCTCGTTCGCAATCGCGGCGATCCTCGCGCTAGGCGCAATCTCGCTGATCGCCTTCCCGCTCATCGGCCACTCACTTCACCTCAGCGATCACGCCTACGGCCTATGGGCCGGCCTCGCCGTGGACAATACCGCCGAAGCGAGCGCCGCAGGCGCGCTCTTCTCCGATACGGCCGGCAAGCTCGCCATCTTGGCGAAGACCTGTCGCAATGCGATGATCGGCTTCGTCGTGCTCGCCTACGCCATTTACTGGGCACGCAAAGGCCAGGCCGAGGGAGTCGCAAACAAGGGTCGATTCCTCTGGGAGAAGTTTCCGAAATTCGTGCTCGGCTTCCTCGTCATCTCGGCCCTGGTCAGCTTCCAGGTATTCAACAAAGAACAGGTCGGCGCGCTCGCGAACCTCTCGCGTTGGGCGTTCCTGCTCACTTTCGCCGGAGTGGGATTGCAGACCAACTTCCGTCGCATGTCGAAGCAGGGTCTGCGTCCATTCGTCGTGGGAACTCTGGGAGAAATCCTGATCGCCGTTCTCACACTGGGCCTGGTCGTCGGCGCGAACGCAATCTGGAAGTTATAG
- a CDS encoding metal-dependent hydrolase family protein yields MKRLSIAAVLLFASFSIAQTDHPIVLHAARLLDVKSGKLIKPGEVLVEGDRIAEVGTSVARPKGVEVIDLGDRTLVPGLIDAHIHLFLHPGAEDLQTVQESVPQRTITATVAAREDLMAGFTAERDMGSEGAGSADSAVRNAIDSGQVPGPRLRVSGNAISILSGHEDALGYNPAQKVIPNSDQANSADELVAVERAQFKEGADFIKIYQTGHDEVVNGRFTSPFQYTEPQLEAAVKEAARVGRKVAVHATAEPGELYAAQAGVASIDHANVLGDETIRLMKEKQIFAVPTFTIFEYFAGHAASPAAEKRERDMLAIKLADFKRQVAAGVPFAVGSDVGPFPHGTQAREYTLMVKNGMTPAAVLQAGLINGAKLLGWEGQIGSLEKGYFADIVAVPGDPLSDISVLEHVAFVMKAGVVYKK; encoded by the coding sequence ATGAAACGACTGTCCATCGCCGCAGTTTTACTCTTTGCTTCTTTCTCGATAGCCCAGACAGACCATCCCATCGTTCTCCACGCCGCGCGCCTGCTCGACGTTAAATCCGGCAAACTGATCAAGCCCGGAGAAGTTCTCGTTGAAGGCGATCGCATCGCGGAGGTTGGCACTTCTGTCGCGCGCCCCAAAGGGGTGGAGGTCATCGATCTCGGTGATCGCACGCTCGTGCCCGGCCTGATTGATGCGCACATCCATCTTTTCCTGCATCCCGGGGCGGAAGATCTTCAGACAGTGCAAGAATCAGTACCCCAGCGCACCATCACTGCAACGGTGGCTGCGCGCGAAGACCTCATGGCCGGCTTCACCGCCGAGCGCGACATGGGCTCGGAAGGTGCCGGATCGGCCGACAGCGCCGTCCGCAATGCCATCGATAGCGGCCAAGTCCCTGGCCCGCGCTTGCGTGTGAGCGGCAACGCCATCAGCATTCTCAGCGGCCACGAAGACGCCCTCGGCTACAACCCCGCTCAGAAAGTGATCCCCAACTCCGATCAGGCAAACTCCGCTGACGAATTAGTTGCAGTCGAGCGCGCACAGTTCAAAGAAGGCGCAGACTTCATCAAGATCTATCAAACCGGTCACGATGAAGTAGTGAACGGCCGCTTCACCTCACCGTTCCAATACACCGAGCCGCAACTCGAAGCCGCGGTTAAGGAAGCCGCGCGTGTCGGACGCAAAGTTGCCGTCCACGCCACTGCCGAACCCGGCGAACTCTACGCAGCCCAGGCTGGGGTCGCCTCGATCGATCACGCGAATGTCCTCGGCGACGAGACCATCCGCTTGATGAAGGAGAAGCAGATCTTCGCGGTGCCGACGTTCACCATCTTCGAATATTTCGCAGGCCATGCCGCTTCACCTGCGGCCGAGAAGCGTGAACGCGACATGCTAGCGATCAAACTCGCTGACTTCAAGCGGCAGGTCGCCGCCGGAGTGCCGTTTGCGGTCGGTTCCGATGTCGGCCCATTCCCGCATGGCACGCAGGCGCGTGAATATACCTTGATGGTGAAGAATGGAATGACCCCAGCTGCCGTCTTGCAAGCGGGTCTCATCAACGGCGCAAAGCTGCTGGGCTGGGAAGGCCAGATCGGCTCGTTAGAGAAAGGCTATTTCGCCGACATCGTCG